GGAGAATCGGGCATTCTGCAGCTCCGTGAATTTCCGCTCGTTACGAACTTCACACAATCCGAAATATTATCATTTTTACGCCGCTCAAGACGGACTTTCTTTTTCGTTCAGCTGCCTGTCGGCTTCCCGTAGTTTTTGGGAAAGCTGTCTTAAAAGGCCCATCGCCACTTTGTACCCGACGGCGGGGTCTTCGTTTTCGAGTATTTCTTTGGAGATGGCGAGCAGAATGGTTTTCTCTCCGGCGCATGCCGTGGCGTTCCGGGGGGCGTCCTCCAAAATGCCCATCTCTCCGAAGATTTCACCGGGCTTGAGCCGGGCCACCTCCTTCTCCCCAAGGCGGATAATCACTTCACCCGATACAATAAAATAAAATGAGGTTCCCGTCTCCCCTTTTCTGAAAATGTGCCGTCCCGATTCAAAAGTTACGCGTTTGCATAATTTGAGGATTTCCCCGA
This DNA window, taken from bacterium, encodes the following:
- a CDS encoding cyclic nucleotide-binding domain-containing protein codes for the protein MKTQQPFRPLNESEVKRIVFRKALPWEIQIVINKLQGSYEFFREMTEFEIGEILKLCKRVTFESGRHIFRKGETGTSFYFIVSGEVIIRLGEKEVARLKPGEIFGEMGILEDAPRNATACAGEKTILLAISKEILENEDPAVGYKVAMGLLRQLSQKLREADRQLNEKESPS